A region of the Euwallacea fornicatus isolate EFF26 chromosome 22, ASM4011564v1, whole genome shotgun sequence genome:
CAGGATGTCTCAAAAAAATGGCGTGTTACGAAGGgtcaatttttctaataagaGCACCTGTAATTTTGTCACGTGATAGAATCTTCATTTGACTCTGTATTAATTCCTAGATTTTCTTTTGCTCCGAGAGACAATGGCTTGAagctatgaaattttaaaaagaattttagacatttgcgatacttcataaaaaaatgtaaaactacAGTTGGTGTAGGTCATATATCGATCATTTTAAGATGAAGTCCGATATAAGGTCACCTTAACGGGCACGAGTActcatttagccaaaaatacatacagggtgttcgcaatggcaattttatatttcaccttttcaactttaattttcttcattttggcaTAAAATAACGTCTATTTATCGCAAATGTcaatggaattattaataatttgggaAAAACCTGCATTCGTGGCCATGTGTTTGAGTGCGTAGCATGCATTGCCATAGTTCCAATGGGTTTTTTAAGCTTTAACAGTGAATTTACGATTTTCTGTTCCCTCGAAATGTATGTATTTTAGAACTGGCTATgaaagtgaaatattttcaacaaaaacttattattatgATTTATGTAATTGGTTCATGTGATAGAAATAGTTTTTGGCACAACAATTTCGTAATGGATGACATCTAAATGTAAGAAGCCTAGAAAGACTAAAGTGGTGTTGCGAAGGGTCAGGAAGTGCtaattatgaaaagaaaagtcGAAAAAAGAGGGTCTCAGGAGAAGAAAATCAATTGAACATCATTATATCAGTTGTAGTAAACCCAAGTATTAGCATGAGAGAAATTAGTCCAGAAATTAATGAGGggtcaaaacttaaaacaaacaCTACCGAAATCATGGCAACGCATGCTAAACATTCAGAGACATGGCCATGAATGCAGGTTTTACTGAAATAACTAATAATCCCTTTAATAGCTAAGGTAAATAGGGCATGATTTTATGCAccgataaagaaaaaaagaaaaaaattaaaactgaaaaggaaaaaatttaaattgtgatAGCGAACACACTGTACGTATTTTTGACTAAAGGCGCATGCGTTACTGCCAAGATGATCTTATGTGAGAATCCATTCTGAAATTATCAAAGCTTAACTTAAGCCGATTGCGACTTTAATTCTATTGTCAAGGATTGCAAATGCCCAAGCTTTGTTTTAGCCTCGAGCCAGTGCGTGctaaggtaaaaaaaatctaagaacTAACACAGGatcaagagaaaattttatcgTGCGAGAAAAATGCAGATgatctcattaaaaaaaaaaacactttatgaCGCCCTCCTCTTTTGGGCACCTTGCAAGGTtatcactaattttaaaagttacctACATTAGCCTCAAATACATTTCCAGAATTGATTTTTGtatgaaatcacaaataaaagCGCAAGAGCCCGAGGAGCTGTTGAATGGACAGCTTATTTCGTACTTTATTTACtcctctttatttttaaatggatctATTCTTTACAACCCGAAACTAACGTTTTTTTAACTGCTTACATTGTCAACAACACCGTTATGAAAAACATCTCTCGAATCTATTCCTCTGGTCTACTTTAACGTTCTTCTTTAAACAAAACTTTCCCGTAGACCAAACAATCTAAAGCAACTGCGCTACAAAATAGAACGAAAACCCACCAGATGTTCCAGGCTTTCCAGGGTCAAACAGACCCTAAATCATCTATAACAGTTATAAAAGCCGCGATCCTTGTGAGTGCTTCAAATTCGCACTTGTTTACAGTGGAACGATCTGGATACGTAGGTCGatttataaggaaaaaataccttttcactttttttttcacgtcGCAAAATCACAGATAAAAGACCATTTAACAGCAGGTCCCCTGAAACATGCCATCGGGccggtttttatttatacgcCAGCAGACAAAGAAAGCGCTTTTGTTTTAAGTGGCGGCCATTTTTTGCGGACAGGGTGTAGTAGTGGTCAGTTCGTTagatatttattgaatttgcaTGTTGTCGCGTttgcatatttaatttattccctTACACAGGGCAGGACTCCACCCAATTACCCCATATACCAGCAGTATATTCCGGAATCATTCAAAATATGCATCTAATGTCCGCCATCCGCACGTACGGCACCAGCGAAGAATTTCAACTTTATCCGACGGTGGTACGTGCCAGTGGTATCATGGGATGACGTATACACGAGTCAGAAACGTTAGTGCGGTCCTGGTGCTTAAATGACATATCATTGTATTGAGATTAAAATGTTATCTCGCGTTGGAGATGCGGAGAATCTTATTAATTATTCTCCTAAAACGTTATTAACGAAAACGTGTATACGTAATTCGTGGGTCTGAGGACGATGATACATACGTTAAGAGGATTACGAATTTTTAGCCACGGTTGGTGATAAAGGTGATGGTCCCGTATTCTTGGAATCCGCTATCGAAATGCCGTGTCTTAATTCTTGTAAGGATTGAATCATGCGAGATGGACCCCTGGTTAAAAACGAtgatattttaagaattttcgtacatttttaattttacaatatacatatttgagaaaaatcgaattttaccAGTCTATAAAAATATAGGTTAAGATTTTAAATGTCATCTGGTAACGTCGCTCCCCTGTCCAAacgaacatttattttttccacaaattgccattagctaatataaacaaatgaaaagcGAGGTGTTGCCGGTTATTCTGGACAAACAAAGGGTACGGAGAATCTCCAAAATTCGTATATTTGAtccatgaattttttatttaaagattcacaaaataaagtggaaaattaaccGCAGACTTCTCGTCGAATCTGGCAATATTGTACACCCTGCTGGCTCTATActtctgttaaaattttacatttatctCACAAAACCGTCAAGAAACACGACATTGCCACTTTGTGGTTGTCTAATAAATATCGAAGAATGTTGATACCTTATTTCGAATAACCGCCAAAGCCCTAACGATTGTATTTATCGGGCCAATGAAATTgttcatatttgaaattttgaatacgtGCCATCTGGCAACGCTGCTTGTctacaataaacattttttaccaaacaCTTATGTCATAtgttaatgaaaacaaacGAAAAGTGTGTGCCACTGTAACCAACAAATTCGTAGATTTTTCAGTACTTGATTAGggattttttgatttattacatTAGAAAAGAACGGGGAAACCAACTATTggcatttaacaaattattgttaaatttggaAACGTTGTGCACCTAGATGGTTATGTGCCTTTTTGTGAAAACCTGACGCTTATGTAGCAAAATAATCGCTAACCACGGTACCTCAACCCACCCAAGCATGCCCAAAGTTGGAGAGGATCTGCCCCCTCTcaactaaaacattttttttgcatttaaaggGGCATTTTAGATTTCTGATTAAAACCAGTTATTGTCAAAATGCATCGCCTGTAAGTGAATTATGATTTCTCACGCAGAAGGATCTCCAGTGCCCTTATACCTACACCCATCGTATGTTTTTGCGCACAAACGGACcgaaattgtttgtttaaatttaagtttccaTGGCGAAAACAATGCATTTAGCCCTCGATCCACGCCTATGCTGAATACGACTCTGCCATGCCAATAAAAAAAGCCaaacattacatttttaaaatcatatgATAGCGCTGTTTActtatgcaaaaaaatcaattttttgcgGTAAATTTTTATGCATTATTAGGAACGAACGAAAACTGTGGCTTCGTCATTTTTcgagaataaataaattcatacgTTTCCAGTAATAATtgaattgtgaattttttagaCTATTCAACCGCAAAGTATTACTagaaattaacaaagaaaaaatgaatatttaaaaactgtcaAATAGTCGTTGAATTCATTATTTCGCTTGCGAAAAACTCACTAAACGCAAAGTTGccattttgccattttagccaaaatctaaaaattattaagcatAACTAAACAACAAAGCTTCTTCCTTTCAAATTATACTTTCTCGGGAAGATGCTCTAAAGCAAGACATAATTGTATGCTTAATTTAGACTAGTTGAATTCTGTCATACTTCTCCtaattaacctttaaccacATGTGGAAATTGATATCACATTATAAATCTcttctaaaattttccttattgtAGTaatgcacataaatcacaTCAACGTATAACAAATCAGTTATTTTGCTGACGAAAAACTAATCATACTGAGGTCAAACGAGCACAAACGCGTTTCCCGGAAACCATCCGAGGTGTAACTAGATgcactatttttctcaaattactTGCTGGCTTACCTCGTCACAAAACACCCCCAAAACAAGCAAACCGAAAAAGAAAATCCTGGACAGCATCTTCCACCACCGGAAACTGTTTTTTGCTTAAGCGAACATGCTGCAGAGCGATCTGCAATTGAGTTAAGCAATATATGACGAAAAAATCACCCGGAAACAGATCGATCCGTTCGTCCGTCCGTCCGGAGCACCAAAGACAATCTGCTAGACCCGAAGCGCAGCTTTTCAGTTCGAATAACCGACCGTGTTGTAATATCCAAGTGCGGCCAGTTTCTGTGGCCTGCACCAAACCCAACTGGTTACAGGGTACGGTACTAAACAAGAATGGTTTTGAATGGCTTTTAAAGATTGAAAATGCCTCAGGAGGTTTGAACTTAAAAACGaagttgaaataaaatgaagaatgaatgaaaaaatgtagTTGGCTTTAGAGAAAGTCATGAAGTGATCACATTTTAAGGTTTATTCCAAACGGTCAAGAAACCATCCCAGAACAATTTAAGAATCCTGGGCAACgcgcttttttaaatttgaactcGGAGCAAAAAATGTACCTACCAAGGGGATTCCTTCGACAAGCATAATTTTCAGTCTAAGGCAGATTCCCGGTAGGTCGAAATAagctttaaatttcattttcgaagtcattttcacaaaaatgctGTAGAAAGTTCTTAATTACCTACCTCGAAGGTTTCCTTCCTTTCAGTTTTGTAGTATTTTGCTTGCATCCACTAATTGCTGTTCTGATTGTTCTCGTCTTTGTTTACTTTCGTATACCCATGTTTCTTCTGCCTCAATTTTGTTTTGGATGAGTTTTTCTTCATTCTGCCACTATGAACAATGAACAACAAATACTTAAAGAAACTTTcaggaaaacttaaaaactcgTAACCCATAAAGAcctaaatattgtaatttgtACGACCAGGTAGAAATTTATGCACCAGCTCGGATTATAACTAACTTCCTCCTCGTTTAAACCGCAATTTCCGATGGGTTCTATCGGCGCTTATTTTAGCCATTAGGTAAACACGATCTATTACTAATTCGTAGTAGTTATTAGCTAAAGTGCATTTGTGGTATTAGCGAAAAAAGGGCTAAACGTATATTCCAATAGAATCAAATAGTTATTTGGACGGAAGTTACGGTCGGCATTTGTAAAGTGATTCAGCCCTCAATAGAGCTTTGTTCTGTTGCAAATGTGCCGCCTTATAGTTTTTAATGGCAGATTGCATATTTTCGCACGATGGTTATTGCGTCTAGGCATAATGGATCTATTACATAGATGGTTGGTAATGTAACGTTATTTTCCACGGAGCAATTACTCGCTTGGGTTATTGGTTGAGAAGTCATAAAACCAAATAGGATGATAAAATACAATATGAGAAAGACAGTTTTGGAAGCAGCAAAATGCATCTTTATGGCGTATAAGGAGAAACttattaatggaaataaaccactcataacaaaataaaatgtatttcagaACATTTCGATTTTATATGGCACATTCATGTACTTATGTTCTATACGTTGGGATGGATTCAccattttttcttccattataTTTGGGAATAACTTCTGATACACAAGTCAAAGTTATTGGAGCGATCGAATTGCATACTATTCTTCGttaaaacaaactaaaaataacatttaccCCTTAATAGGGGGTAAGGCGAAAACCCCTGGGGAACGTTTCGATGAAAAATTTGTTGCCGTCTTCTGAAGTAGAAAAAGTCTCAGACTcgtttagttttaactgagaatagtgtACAATTCACGTATGTTTAGTGTGAGACGTTATTCCCaaacataataaaagaaaaaatatccaaGTGGTATCCTGCGAAGGTTCAACATTCAAGAGGTGCCTAGAGCAGCATAAACCACCAGGAAACCCACACATCCACTTTCGAAATAGCGGCGATAActtaatagttattttaattgcacAAATTCTTTAATACCCATGTTCGCgagattaattatttaatagacGCCATAATATCCATCTATTTATATCCCGATATGTGTAAGCGGCAACTAGCGTGGAGTCAATTCGTGTCTTGTTcgcaaaaaaactcaaatcgATTATCTCCGATTTGACCCCAATGGTTTATTGTCGATGCTAATTATTTTGTGCATTAAGTCATCATGAATccattagaaaatatattttacgaAGTCATCTAATTGTAaggattttaaaataatgtctgataaaaaataaagcataAGCAGATTCTTCTTAGTCTACAAGGGCGATATAAGTCTAATCATCATAGGTGTAACCAATGCGGAATTGTAAGCAACCTCCAACATACATCCTgggaaaatcaaattatagGTCATTGGGGCTCAGTTTGCCTGAAGTCTTCTATTTGGTTATGAAAAGTAGCAGAACTTTTCACATATTTGAACCATTTAACTATATGCAGAGCGTTTCGAAGTTGGCGTCAGTTAttgaatgattttcaaatatatgtGCGtacaaagtgaaaataaatttgaaatgaaaatgtccCGGCTATAGGttcaaattaacaaaaaaatatatgtatactaaaaaaaatttattgcttgCCGTTAATAGTTAAcaattgcattttaaaattacctgCAGTGCTATTATTCAtttctttttctaatttttttttatttgattttttttcatcagcaTAACGTTTAGCCATTTCTCTCCTAGTTTTCACTAAAATTCTATGACCCTCGCAATCCAAATTCTGCAAAAAACATTTGTCCCTGCAGCATTTCTTGCATAACTTATAACCGCATTTGGATCcctaaatttaaagaatataaAACACTCACATCCAACAAAAACGCTAAAAAACTTACCAATGGATTTTCACATAAAGAGCACTTCTCCGAAGACCTTTCTTGATTGCTTTCACATTTCTCAGGCCTCCTCAAAATTCTCctcaatttcttcattttttttctacttatAACATTCCCATCAGAGTCTTCATAACACCTCTTGCCTCCATCTGCCTAAAATCCTTCATTATTGGTTcctataaacaaattttaaacatttttagtttacCAATTTCTCTTCAGCCTCTTTTACTCTATCTTCAACTTTTTTAACATGATTCTCAGGAGTGTCTCTAACATAAGGCTGACATAACCATGGAGGGAGTACTAGATTTTGACTCTGAGTAGTTTTAATTGTCCATAATTCTTCACCACAGTGAAATTTATTGTACATTGATTGAATTTGCTTAGTTATGGCTCTAAATTTATCAAGTGTATTTGCGGCCCCTAATTCTATGCgaagattattattttctggGAGAGAAAGGCTAAAAAATGATCATACAGCGcggaaaactaaattttaagtCTGCTTACACatgatgaaataatttaaacaaatggcCTCGGATATAGCTATTAGGACATGGATGGTTTTGAACTAAATTCAAATACTCTAAAGCAGGTTCCCAACAAGGAGGATTTTGGCTCAAAAACAACGCAGGGTTATACAGATTTCCTTCTGCAGTCATAACTCCTACAGCACCAGTTTCATTAAGACACCTTTCCAAATCTTGCatattttgaatgtttccatttgaaataaccgGAATTTTCACAGCTTCTCTAGTGGCatacaaaatttgtatttacaaACCCATTTCTTTAAGCAAAAATTACCTCACAGCCTTCACATAGCTCCAATCAGCCAAACCTGTTAAAGGTCCTTTTTGCTCTCGAGTTCTGCCATGCAGAGTGAGCATTTTACAACCAGCAGATTCTAACATTTTTGCATACTCTATGGTTTTCTCCTTGGTTTCAAAACGTCTGACTTTGCAAGTCACtggaacttttaaatttttgcttaaaaggCTGACAATGTCGCGCAAAAGGGGCCATTCATTCTGCAAGAAGGCTCCATAATGGCCTCTTTTGGCTATTGCCTGGGGACAACCTAGGTTTATATCGATTGCTACACAATGATCCTGGGCTAACTGAGCTGCTTCGAGCATAGTTTGAGGATTGTTACcacaaaactaaaattgtGACAGTGTTgggaattttacaaaattattgttgtaaaaataaatttacttaaaaattaattaagtactttaaaaatagttaataTTCATAATAGAGTATGCTACATGAATTATTCCTAGAATTTCATCATATATGCAACtatgcaataatatacaggatattttgtaaaaaaaattaactaagtATATATTTCCTTCCCtatacaaaaatttgaaaggctGTTTTTATTAGGTCTGCTATTTACCTATGACGATTCCCAAAATTTGGTAGATTATATCAAGCAACTTGTGAGATAATAGCATTCTGAATTTTCCTGatactttatatatttttaaacttgagttatatacaaaattgaacatatcgaaaaaagaaatatagtacatattttttaaattattagtgCAGCACTTGTTCTAATTTGTACCTGAATAATCAAAGGTTTATCATCTTCACAAGATACTAAAGCCTCATTTCGATATTTCAAATCTCTGACAAATAGTGCACTATGCAACATTGGCGTATAGCAC
Encoded here:
- the Dus1 gene encoding tRNA-dihydrouridine(16/17) synthase [NAD(P)(+)]-like, producing MAQFDVVMDFWRDTLSAPTKIVAPMVDASELAWRLLSRKYGAQLCYTPMLHSALFVRDLKYRNEALVSCEDDKPLIIQFCGNNPQTMLEAAQLAQDHCVAIDINLGCPQAIAKRGHYGAFLQNEWPLLRDIVSLLSKNLKVPVTCKVRRFETKEKTIEYAKMLESAGCKMLTLHGRTREQKGPLTGLADWSYVKAVREAVKIPVISNGNIQNMQDLERCLNETGAVGVMTAEGNLYNPALFLSQNPPCWEPALEYLNLVQNHPCPNSYIRGHLFKLFHHVLSLPENNNLRIELGAANTLDKFRAITKQIQSMYNKFHCGEELWTIKTTQSQNLVLPPWLCQPYVRDTPENHVKKVEDRVKEAEEKLADGGKRCYEDSDGNVISRKKMKKLRRILRRPEKCESNQERSSEKCSLCENPLGSKCGYKLCKKCCRDKCFLQNLDCEGHRILVKTRREMAKRYADEKKSNKKKLEKEMNNSTAVAE